The genomic interval AAAGGCTTGTATTTGCTTGCAACTAGAGATGTCAGGCAAAATAAAATGTGGAAAGGAAGAGCGTGATGTGCCGAAATATTAAAACGTTATTTAACTTCGATCCACCGGCAACAGAAGAGGAAGTAGCTGCCGCTTCACTCCAGTTTGTTCGAAAGCTATCGGGATATCAGTCACCATCGAAAGCCAATGAAGAAGCATTCAATGTTGCGATACAAGAGGTGGCTGCGGCAGCCCAGAAATTGCTCGACACGCTAGTTACCCAAGCTGAGCCGCGTGATCGAGATGTCGAAATCGAGCGTGCCCGCGCAAGAAACGCCAAAAGATTCGGTACGGCGGAAGCTTAGCGGTTGGAGTTCTTATACCTCTTATAGTCAAATGAACCTCAGACTTCTCTGAGGTTTATTTGATTAGGACATCTATAAGGAGATAGTAAAGCCTTTTTTGTTATGATGATGAGGCTTTTGCTATTTTCCATTGTTCATGAGCAAGCTGTATTCTTTTCCATAGTTCATCCCTCTCTTGACGGCTGTAGTTGACGAGTTTCTCTTCAAAAACCTCACCCAACACCTCGAGCCACTGGGATTGACTCACTAATTCCGTCTGCCTCACACCGTCAGTTCCTCGTTCATTCCAAATGCAGCCTCGGATTTCATTACTTCCGCCAGCATGTCTGTTTCTAATTAAAAACATATTGATCCATGGAGATTCTGCGGAGCGGCTGTAATGCTCATGCTTGGGCTCAAACTCTGTCATATCCGCCAAAACGGCAGCATCATAATCCACGCCAACAAATGACGCAGATGGATCATGCTCTAAGCGCCATCCCTTTGGAACAACAAGAGATTCTGTTACTTTATAAATAAAAGGGTTTTGGTTATACGTTCCAACAAGAAGTGGCAGCGGCTCAAAAGGCATATCGCCTAATCCAACATCAATAATCCATTGTTCTTCTTCGTTGTTTTCGTTCAACAAGTGAGCGGTTAGTCCAAGGTGAAACGAGTTGATACGAGGCTCGGCACCTAGTGGCTGTACACCTGCCCGGTGGAATGAAACCTTGTAGCCTAATGAACGCAGAAGCTGGCTAAATGCGCCATTTAAATGAAAACAATATCCGCTTCTGCCATGGATAAGGAGCGGGACGGATTGATTGAGTTGAATTCCTGCGGGTTTACCTGCAAAAACATCAATGGTTTGCCAAGAAAAAACTCTTACATGGGCTCTATGAAGCTCAAATAGAAATGCCTTGGTCGGCTCCTGAATTTCTGAGATGCCGAGCCTGCTTAAATAAGCTTTTATTTCTTCTCTCGTCAACGGTTCCATAACGATTCACCTCTATGGCTCAAACATCGTTTTGAGCTTCTTTATTTTATTGCCTTTATCACATCCTAAACGAGAAAGAGCTAGAGAACAATGTAGAAATGCAAAGACTGTACCGGTACAGCGTCATTCAATGAATGGTTAGTCATGATGACCAAGTCCTTATACATATACTTTTTTGAAGAGCATACCGAGAGGAGACATCTGCGTGAATAATCAGGTGCGTTATTATAAGCCGTTTATTAGCCCTTTAGATCCCTGCCCGCCTATAAAAGTAAAAAGCTTCAGCACGCCGCCTCAATTATTTATTACCTTTCAACCGCCCAATTTACCTCAGTTTTCACCTCATGAAGCATTGAGATATGGTACACTCTGGCCCATTTTGTATAGCCCATATGATCCGAAAAACGACAGACAGGAAGAAGGTGATTAACGGTGGCAATCATACTTGATGAAGAGTATTACAAGCTGCTGCATGATTTGCAGGCGGTAGATTTTGTACTCGTGGAGCTGAATTTATATTTGGATACTCATCCTACAGATTCAAATGCCATACATCAATACAATCAGTTCGCACAGCTAAGATTGCCTATTGTACAGCAGTATGAATCGAAGTACGGGCCTTTAAAACATTTTGGCCAAAGCTTCTCCACGAACCCTTGGTCATGGAATGATACGCCATGGCCATGGCAGGTATAAATAGTGGATAGAGCCAGTAGGAAAACTAGAGGAGGCACCGTACATGTGGGTTTATGAGAAAAAACTGCAATATCCCGTTCGCGTAAGCAAATGCGATCCAATGATGGCTAAGTTTCTAATGGAGCAATATGGCGGTGCTGACGGTGAGCTTGCAGCAGCGCTTCGGTATTTAAACCAGAGGTACACGATTCCGGATAAAGTCATTGGATTGCTAACAGATATAGGCACTGAAGAATTTGCCCACTTGGAAATGATTGCTACAATGATATATAAATTGACAAAAGATGCTACGCCTGAGCAGTTAAAGGCTGCTGGACTTGGTGCTCATTATGTGGCTCATGACAGCGCCTTGTTTTATGAGAATGCAGGCGGCGTACCCTTTACGGCTACCTATATTCAAGCGAAAGGCGATCCAATTGCGGATCTATATGAGGACATAGCAGCGGAGGAGAAGGCTAGGGCGACGTATCAGTGGCTGATTGACTTGACGGATGACGTGGATTTGCAGGATAGTTTGAAGTTTCTGCGGGAGCGGGAGATTATACATTCACTGCGGTTTCGTGAAGCGGTGGAGATCCTTAAGGAAAAGCGGGATGAGAAGATATTTTATTAGAGGTGAACCTCTCTGCAGGGTGCTGCGGGGAGGTTTTTTGTTATATTTACTTAATGATGTTTTTAATCTGACTTTATTGCAATAGGAAATTCGATAAATGGCCCACTTGGTTATTATGGAGCCGACCTAGATGGGCTTGATGATTGTTGTTATGGAGGGTTCGGAGTGACCAAGCTGGGCAAAATTCTATGAATTAATCGCTACTTTTTTTATGAAATTACAACAACTACCTTTACCTGTACATACAGCTGTACATATGTATACCTGTATGTACAGGTGCTGTAGTTGAACACAATTATTTGAAGCCCTGACTTATTAGAGAGGGTTTGTCACTTCCATTATATCAAGGAGAAATGAACTTTTATTACTTCTCCTCTATACTCCAAGTGAACTGATTACGTTCTGGGATCCATTTTCGTTATTTTTCCGGTCACAGGTTGATCCCAGTTCCATACAATCAACTTTACTAATAATTTAAAAACTTTATCCGGTGGGATGGACTGGAAAAATAAAATATTTTCAAATAAAAAAAGCAGTCAGAAACTTTTTTTTGTTTCAGCTGCTCTATGAATATATTTTATTGAGTTATTTACCCTCTAAATTAAATGCATTCCATAGTGTACGAAGTAATGATCTTAGTATAGCAGTAGAGTCTACGTTTGAAACAGGATCTATCCACAACTCTGGCAATTGAATGAAATCATCATCTATTTCATACTCCGATAAACGAAAAGAGTAGGAACTCGAATCTGCTTGCACTCCACGTACTCCGATCAGTTTACAATTGAATAGAAAGGATCTTGCATTTCCATGACTCTATAATTACGTAGATGCCTATCTAGATTAGTAGTTAGCTGTTGGGCAGTATAAGATAGTAACAACTCCACCGATGGATTGGTTTTCCTTTCATCTATCATGAATACGTTGGCACTACCCTGCTCAATAATACCGTTTCTGAATATCTATGTAAAACCGTGTTCTTTACCTGATGCACGATTTAATATGCC from Paenibacillus sp. FSL K6-3182 carries:
- a CDS encoding spore coat protein CotJB, with product MAIILDEEYYKLLHDLQAVDFVLVELNLYLDTHPTDSNAIHQYNQFAQLRLPIVQQYESKYGPLKHFGQSFSTNPWSWNDTPWPWQV
- a CDS encoding arylamine N-acetyltransferase gives rise to the protein MEPLTREEIKAYLSRLGISEIQEPTKAFLFELHRAHVRVFSWQTIDVFAGKPAGIQLNQSVPLLIHGRSGYCFHLNGAFSQLLRSLGYKVSFHRAGVQPLGAEPRINSFHLGLTAHLLNENNEEEQWIIDVGLGDMPFEPLPLLVGTYNQNPFIYKVTESLVVPKGWRLEHDPSASFVGVDYDAAVLADMTEFEPKHEHYSRSAESPWINMFLIRNRHAGGSNEIRGCIWNERGTDGVRQTELVSQSQWLEVLGEVFEEKLVNYSRQERDELWKRIQLAHEQWKIAKASSS
- a CDS encoding DUF2277 domain-containing protein translates to MCRNIKTLFNFDPPATEEEVAAASLQFVRKLSGYQSPSKANEEAFNVAIQEVAAAAQKLLDTLVTQAEPRDRDVEIERARARNAKRFGTAEA
- a CDS encoding manganese catalase family protein encodes the protein MWVYEKKLQYPVRVSKCDPMMAKFLMEQYGGADGELAAALRYLNQRYTIPDKVIGLLTDIGTEEFAHLEMIATMIYKLTKDATPEQLKAAGLGAHYVAHDSALFYENAGGVPFTATYIQAKGDPIADLYEDIAAEEKARATYQWLIDLTDDVDLQDSLKFLREREIIHSLRFREAVEILKEKRDEKIFY
- a CDS encoding spore coat associated protein CotJA; amino-acid sequence: MNNQVRYYKPFISPLDPCPPIKVKSFSTPPQLFITFQPPNLPQFSPHEALRYGTLWPILYSPYDPKNDRQEEGD